From a single Thioalbus denitrificans genomic region:
- a CDS encoding ABC transporter permease: MKTLILRQKYLIDFTLSSLKRRLAKNLGLLLVYTLIVFLLASVMLFTHSLRREAGIILESSPEVILQRLVAGRHDLMPAEYLDRIGRIRGVTRKAGRLWGYFYDPAVQANYTLMVPRDRELGRQEVVIGAGIARTRGVDVGDFLTFRSSGGRAFSFRVVDILDADSELVNADLLLVSEGTYRDFFGIPADRFTDIVLQVRNPSEVRKVAEKLTVLLPDARPILREEILRTYDSIFSWRQGIVFVLLGGSILAFVIFAWDKASGLSAEEKREIGILKAIGWETSDVIRMKFWEGSIVSLTAFLLGFILAYLHVFYGQAALFEPVLKGWAVLYPSFNPVPFVDGLQVATLFFFTVFPYTVATIIPIWRASITDPDAVMR, from the coding sequence ATGAAAACGCTCATCCTGCGGCAGAAGTATCTCATCGACTTCACGCTCTCTTCGTTGAAACGCCGGCTGGCCAAGAACCTCGGTCTGCTGCTGGTCTACACCCTGATCGTCTTTCTCCTCGCCTCGGTGATGCTCTTCACCCACTCGTTGCGCCGCGAGGCCGGCATCATCCTGGAGTCCTCGCCGGAGGTCATCCTGCAGCGCCTGGTGGCCGGGCGCCATGACCTGATGCCCGCGGAGTATCTGGATCGCATCGGACGGATTCGCGGGGTCACCCGTAAGGCCGGTCGCCTGTGGGGCTATTTCTACGATCCCGCTGTCCAGGCCAATTACACGCTGATGGTGCCGCGGGACCGTGAACTGGGCCGGCAGGAGGTGGTCATCGGGGCCGGAATCGCCCGCACCCGGGGCGTGGACGTGGGTGATTTCCTGACCTTCCGTTCCAGCGGCGGCCGCGCCTTTTCCTTCCGGGTGGTGGATATCCTGGATGCGGACTCGGAACTGGTGAACGCCGACCTGCTCCTGGTGTCGGAGGGGACCTACCGTGACTTCTTCGGGATTCCCGCCGACCGGTTCACCGATATCGTGCTGCAGGTGCGCAATCCAAGCGAAGTGCGCAAGGTGGCCGAGAAGCTGACCGTCCTGCTGCCCGACGCGCGGCCCATTCTGCGGGAGGAGATTCTCCGCACCTACGACTCCATCTTCAGCTGGCGCCAGGGCATTGTCTTCGTGCTCCTGGGGGGGAGCATTCTCGCCTTCGTCATCTTCGCCTGGGACAAGGCATCGGGGCTGAGCGCGGAAGAGAAGCGGGAGATCGGAATACTGAAGGCCATCGGCTGGGAGACCAGCGATGTCATCCGGATGAAATTCTGGGAGGGGAGCATCGTCTCCCTGACCGCGTTCCTGCTCGGATTCATACTGGCCTATCTCCACGTTTTCTACGGCCAGGCGGCGCTGTTCGAGCCGGTGTTGAAGGGGTGGGCGGTCCTCTACCCGTCATTCAATCCGGTGCCTTTCGTGGATGGGTTGCAGGTGGCGACGCTGTTCTTCTTCACCGTCTTTCCCTACACCGTGGCCACCATTATTCCCATCTGGCGGGCGTCCATCACCGATCCCGATGCCGTGATGCGCTGA
- a CDS encoding heavy metal translocating P-type ATPase, which yields MSQAIQANFRVVHALRRRVRIVVPALRRDAERVYVLEILLRKWPAIRRVTSVPALGSITIHFDPRQQSRERLLAQLDAVIPRLGQAGAGPTGAAPRPEAACPSTQSSVAVEGMTCASCALLIELALKRDPRVEQAAVNFGSETAVVRGRLGRDDVYAIVNRLGYQARPMDTLTQRRLIVEREGKRLEAAKRRIWIAGLLTLPVMVIGMAMPRSFALKFTEFLLTTPVVFWAGRPFYTKALLLARQRAANMDTLIALGAGSAYAYSVPALLLGRRHLYFEAAAGIISFVLLGRYLEEKAKGKASEAIRKLIDLQPPKATVIRDGHEVVVEIDAVQVGDILLVRPGERVPTDGELVSGASSVDESMVTGESLPVVKNPGDRVVGGCINRAGTFRMRATAVGTDTVLAGIVRMVEEAQSGKLPIQKLADRISSVFVPAVMGVAGLTFAGWLAVTRRFTPALVNGISVLLIACPCAFGLATPTAIMVGTGNAARRGIFIRNGESLETASRLTTLVFDKTGTITRGQPAVTDFLNFSRLADETLLGLVSAVEHSSEHFLGRAILDYVEALGIRYPEAEEFSSETGLGVTGRVKKRRLVVGNAALLQRAEVEIESEETRATALAREGKTVVYVAVDGRLAALFGIADTPRANAREAIERLHGMGIKTLMATGDTREAAEFVARQVGIDAVVAHATPERKLEIIRELHERGELVGMIGDGINDAPALAAADVGFAVGTGTDIAIEASHITLVSADITKVADGIRLSRRTMTIIRENLFWALGYNTVAIPVAMAGRLNPMIASAAMAMSSISVVTNSLRLQRDR from the coding sequence GTGAGCCAGGCGATCCAGGCCAACTTCCGGGTGGTCCATGCGCTGCGCCGCCGGGTGCGGATCGTCGTGCCGGCGTTGCGCAGGGATGCGGAGCGGGTCTACGTCCTGGAGATCCTGCTGCGGAAGTGGCCGGCGATCCGGCGGGTCACCTCCGTCCCCGCCCTCGGTTCGATCACCATCCATTTCGATCCCCGGCAGCAGTCGCGGGAGCGGCTTCTGGCACAGCTGGACGCGGTCATCCCGCGGCTCGGCCAGGCGGGTGCCGGACCGACCGGGGCCGCCCCCCGGCCAGAGGCTGCCTGCCCGTCAACGCAGTCCTCGGTGGCGGTGGAGGGAATGACCTGCGCCTCCTGCGCGCTGCTCATCGAACTGGCCCTGAAACGCGATCCGCGGGTGGAGCAGGCCGCCGTCAATTTCGGTTCGGAGACGGCCGTGGTGCGGGGCCGTCTCGGCCGGGATGATGTCTATGCCATCGTCAACCGGCTCGGTTACCAGGCGCGTCCCATGGATACCCTCACCCAGCGGCGCCTGATCGTCGAGCGTGAAGGGAAGCGGCTGGAGGCCGCGAAGCGGCGGATCTGGATCGCGGGGCTGCTGACGCTGCCGGTGATGGTCATCGGGATGGCCATGCCGCGCAGTTTCGCACTGAAGTTCACCGAGTTCCTGCTGACCACTCCGGTGGTGTTCTGGGCCGGCCGGCCCTTCTATACCAAGGCCCTGCTCCTGGCTCGGCAGCGGGCCGCGAACATGGACACCCTCATCGCGCTGGGCGCCGGTTCGGCCTACGCCTACAGCGTGCCTGCCCTGCTCCTCGGCAGGCGTCATCTCTATTTCGAGGCGGCCGCCGGCATCATCAGCTTCGTACTGCTCGGCCGCTACCTCGAGGAGAAGGCCAAGGGCAAGGCGAGCGAGGCGATCCGCAAGCTCATCGACCTGCAGCCGCCCAAGGCCACCGTCATCCGCGACGGCCACGAGGTGGTGGTGGAGATCGACGCGGTGCAGGTGGGCGACATCCTCCTGGTGCGGCCGGGGGAGCGGGTGCCCACCGACGGCGAGCTGGTCTCCGGCGCCTCGAGCGTGGACGAGTCGATGGTGACTGGCGAGAGCCTGCCGGTAGTAAAGAACCCGGGCGACCGGGTGGTGGGCGGCTGCATCAACCGGGCCGGCACCTTCAGGATGCGAGCGACGGCGGTCGGCACCGATACAGTGCTGGCGGGCATCGTGCGGATGGTTGAGGAAGCGCAGTCGGGGAAGTTGCCCATCCAGAAGCTGGCGGATCGCATCTCCTCGGTCTTCGTGCCGGCGGTGATGGGAGTCGCGGGGCTGACCTTTGCCGGCTGGCTGGCTGTCACGCGGCGCTTCACGCCGGCCTTGGTCAATGGGATCTCGGTGCTGCTCATCGCCTGTCCCTGCGCCTTCGGGCTGGCGACGCCCACGGCCATCATGGTGGGGACCGGCAACGCCGCCCGGCGCGGCATCTTCATCCGCAACGGCGAGAGCCTCGAGACCGCCTCCCGGCTCACGACGCTGGTGTTCGACAAGACCGGCACCATCACCCGCGGCCAGCCCGCGGTCACCGATTTCCTCAACTTCTCGCGCCTCGCGGACGAGACCCTGCTGGGGTTGGTCTCCGCCGTGGAGCACAGTTCCGAGCACTTCCTTGGCCGGGCCATCCTGGACTATGTGGAGGCGCTGGGCATCCGCTACCCGGAGGCCGAGGAGTTCAGCAGCGAGACGGGGCTCGGTGTCACGGGGCGGGTGAAAAAACGGCGGCTGGTGGTCGGCAACGCGGCGCTGCTGCAGCGCGCGGAGGTAGAGATCGAGTCGGAGGAGACCCGTGCGACCGCGCTCGCCCGCGAAGGCAAGACGGTGGTCTACGTGGCGGTGGACGGGAGGCTGGCGGCCCTGTTCGGCATCGCCGATACACCGCGGGCGAATGCCCGCGAGGCCATCGAGCGCCTCCACGGCATGGGGATCAAGACCCTGATGGCGACCGGCGATACCCGGGAGGCGGCGGAATTCGTCGCCCGGCAGGTGGGCATCGACGCGGTGGTGGCCCACGCGACGCCGGAGCGCAAGCTCGAGATTATCCGCGAACTGCACGAGCGAGGCGAACTGGTGGGGATGATCGGGGACGGGATCAACGATGCGCCGGCACTGGCCGCCGCGGACGTGGGCTTCGCCGTGGGGACCGGCACCGATATCGCCATCGAGGCCTCCCACATCACCCTGGTCAGCGCCGATATCACCAAGGTCGCCGACGGCATCCGGCTGAGCCGACGGACCATGACCATCATCCGTGAGAACCTCTTCTGGGCGCTGGGCTACAACACGGTGGCCATTCCCGTGGCCATGGCGGGTCGGCTCAACCCCATGATCGCTTCCGCCGCCATGGCCATGAGTTCCATATCGGTGGTCACCAACTCCCTCCGGCTGCAACGGGATCGCTGA
- a CDS encoding putative bifunctional diguanylate cyclase/phosphodiesterase, with translation MTPGAWLLLALLAVLCTGAGWRRLRARAGRSAASPPAGPPPGVLDRIGAAVLATDPGGRLIYLNADAVRLTGLDPEAALRQPLAELLPGLSPDPESVAPSARTLRLPGTAGGEVEWETRALPATDGGAGGLVWVFRHAGDPGPVERQLRLFARVFEHSADAIMVTDGEGRIVRVNEAFTRITGYSPAEVLGRNPRMLQSGLHDEEFYAGFWNALRKEGTWQGEIWNRRKNGEIYPQWMSIGTLDAEAGEVVHFVAIFTDITDKKRSEDTIHYLAYYDGLTSLPNRPLFEEKLVQALRDGQRNGRWVAILYLDLDRFKDINDSLGHASGDRLLRSVATRLLETVRNNDVVARLGGDEFVILLSDLADGNAAGRAAATVARKVIAALADPFNLEGHEVLVTASIGVALAPQDGEDAGELIKNADTAMYQVKSSGKGHYQFFSREMNLAIRRRLRLEHSLRKALEHDEFHLVFQPQVSVRQGTVIGMEALLRWRQPHGEIIPPGEFIQLAEETGLILPIDEWVLRRACAQARSWVDAGIRDFRLAVNLSGRQFHRRGLILLVGRILSEIGLEPRYLELEITEGSVMADIDRAVEVLRGLRQMGVRLAVDDFGTGYSSLSYLRRLPIHTLKVDRAFIREIATSTQDAAIVEAIIRLGHSLGLQLVAEGVEQPEQLSVLEDQGCDSVQGYLLSRPLRAADATSLLTSGRMPQTGAR, from the coding sequence ATGACCCCGGGTGCCTGGCTGCTGCTCGCCCTGCTGGCGGTGCTCTGCACCGGTGCCGGCTGGCGCCGGCTGCGCGCCCGTGCCGGCCGGTCGGCGGCCAGCCCCCCCGCCGGGCCGCCGCCCGGCGTGCTCGACCGGATCGGCGCCGCCGTGCTGGCCACCGATCCGGGCGGGCGGCTCATCTACCTCAATGCCGACGCCGTCCGGCTGACCGGACTGGACCCGGAGGCGGCGCTGCGCCAGCCACTGGCCGAGCTGCTGCCGGGGTTGTCCCCGGATCCGGAGTCCGTGGCACCGAGCGCCCGCACCCTGCGTCTGCCCGGAACGGCCGGAGGAGAGGTGGAATGGGAGACCCGGGCCCTGCCCGCGACCGACGGCGGGGCCGGCGGCCTGGTCTGGGTGTTCCGCCATGCCGGCGATCCGGGGCCCGTGGAGCGGCAGCTGCGGCTCTTCGCGCGGGTCTTCGAGCACAGCGCCGACGCCATCATGGTGACCGACGGCGAGGGCCGCATCGTCCGGGTCAACGAGGCGTTCACCCGCATCACAGGCTACTCCCCGGCGGAGGTGCTGGGCCGCAATCCGCGGATGCTGCAGTCGGGTCTGCACGACGAGGAGTTCTATGCCGGGTTCTGGAACGCCCTGCGGAAGGAGGGAACCTGGCAGGGCGAGATATGGAACCGCCGCAAGAACGGGGAGATCTATCCCCAGTGGATGAGCATCGGCACGCTGGATGCGGAGGCGGGGGAGGTGGTCCATTTCGTGGCGATCTTCACCGACATCACGGACAAGAAACGCTCCGAGGACACCATCCACTACCTGGCCTACTATGACGGCCTGACCAGCCTGCCGAACCGGCCCCTGTTCGAGGAGAAGCTGGTGCAGGCGCTGCGCGACGGCCAGCGCAACGGCCGCTGGGTTGCCATCCTCTACCTGGACCTGGATCGCTTCAAGGACATCAACGACTCCCTCGGACATGCCAGCGGCGATCGCCTGCTGCGTTCGGTGGCCACCCGGCTGCTGGAGACGGTGCGCAACAACGACGTGGTGGCGCGCCTGGGCGGCGACGAGTTCGTCATTCTTCTCTCGGACCTGGCCGACGGCAACGCCGCGGGCAGGGCCGCCGCCACGGTGGCGCGCAAGGTGATCGCCGCCCTGGCCGATCCCTTCAACCTGGAGGGCCACGAAGTGCTGGTCACCGCCAGTATCGGCGTTGCCCTGGCGCCCCAGGACGGCGAGGACGCCGGCGAGCTGATCAAGAACGCCGATACGGCCATGTACCAGGTGAAGAGCAGCGGCAAGGGCCACTACCAGTTCTTCTCGCGGGAGATGAACCTCGCCATCCGCCGGCGCCTGCGCCTGGAGCACAGCCTGCGCAAGGCGCTGGAGCACGACGAGTTCCACCTCGTGTTCCAGCCCCAGGTATCGGTCCGCCAGGGCACCGTCATCGGCATGGAGGCGCTGCTGCGCTGGCGCCAGCCCCACGGCGAGATCATTCCCCCGGGCGAATTCATCCAGCTGGCCGAGGAGACCGGCCTCATCCTGCCCATCGACGAGTGGGTCCTGCGGCGGGCCTGCGCCCAGGCGCGGAGCTGGGTGGATGCCGGCATCCGCGACTTCCGCCTCGCGGTGAACCTCTCCGGGCGCCAGTTCCACCGCCGTGGCCTGATCCTGCTGGTGGGCCGGATTCTCTCCGAGATCGGCCTGGAGCCCCGCTACCTGGAGCTGGAGATCACGGAGGGCTCGGTCATGGCCGACATCGATCGGGCGGTGGAGGTGCTCCGGGGCCTGCGGCAGATGGGGGTCCGGCTGGCGGTGGACGACTTCGGCACCGGCTACTCCTCGCTGAGCTACCTGCGGCGGCTGCCCATCCATACGCTGAAGGTGGATCGCGCCTTCATCCGGGAGATAGCCACCAGCACCCAGGATGCCGCCATCGTGGAGGCGATCATCCGCCTGGGCCACAGCCTCGGCCTGCAGCTGGTGGCCGAGGGCGTGGAGCAGCCCGAGCAGCTCAGCGTGCTGGAGGACCAGGGCTGCGACAGCGTCCAGGGATATCTGCTGAGCCGGCCGCTGCGCGCCGCCGACGCCACGTCCCTGCTCACTTCTGGTCGTATGCCCCAGACCGGAGCCAGGTGA
- a CDS encoding efflux RND transporter periplasmic adaptor subunit, with amino-acid sequence MTSRPALRLLLPLAILALALAVLAVLILTRPAGHPVPVRERTWTVDVETIRPQTLSPVLQLYGQVDNPRTARLAAAVAAEVLEVPAREGARVAAGDLLVRLDDRDQALLLAQRDADVQDLRAQLATERLRERSDRTALEHEQALLELARRAVSREQTLSSSKVGSEARLDEARQSLERQALAMETRRLAVASHGPQLEQLQARLARAEAQRDQARLDLGRTRIPAPFQGRIARLEVSPGDRVRVGDPLLVLFDESTLELRAQLPAPRIAGIRRALETGAALTARGELDGHPVTARLTHLAAETTPGRGGIDALLRVESGAERLQLGRTLELTLSLPPLADVVAVPPAALYGGNRVYKLVDGRMAAVDVTRLGETAGDDGPPRLLVRGAGLAAGDRLVTTQLPNAAEGLAVRPAAAETR; translated from the coding sequence ATGACATCGAGACCCGCACTGCGACTACTCCTGCCCCTGGCCATCCTGGCCCTGGCCCTCGCGGTCCTGGCGGTCCTGATTCTCACCCGCCCGGCCGGACACCCGGTCCCGGTGCGGGAGCGGACCTGGACGGTGGACGTGGAGACGATCCGCCCGCAGACGCTGTCTCCGGTATTGCAGCTCTACGGCCAGGTGGACAATCCGCGCACGGCCCGGCTCGCCGCGGCCGTTGCCGCCGAAGTGCTGGAGGTGCCGGCACGGGAAGGCGCGCGCGTGGCGGCGGGCGATCTGCTGGTGCGGCTCGACGATCGCGACCAGGCGCTGCTGCTGGCCCAGCGGGATGCCGACGTGCAGGATCTGCGCGCCCAGCTCGCCACCGAGCGGCTGCGCGAGCGCTCCGACCGCACCGCCCTGGAACATGAACAGGCCCTGCTGGAACTGGCCCGCAGGGCCGTCAGCCGCGAGCAGACCCTCTCCAGCAGCAAGGTGGGCAGCGAGGCCCGGCTGGACGAGGCCCGCCAGTCCCTGGAGCGGCAGGCCCTGGCCATGGAGACCCGGCGTCTGGCGGTCGCCTCCCACGGGCCGCAGCTGGAACAGCTGCAGGCGCGCCTGGCCCGCGCCGAGGCACAGCGCGACCAGGCCCGGCTGGATCTCGGGCGGACCCGGATCCCGGCCCCCTTCCAGGGCCGCATCGCCCGGCTGGAGGTCAGCCCCGGCGACCGGGTACGGGTGGGAGACCCCCTGCTGGTCCTGTTCGACGAGTCGACCCTCGAGCTGCGGGCGCAGCTGCCGGCACCCCGCATCGCCGGGATTCGCCGGGCCCTGGAGACCGGCGCCGCCCTGACGGCCCGCGGCGAACTGGACGGGCATCCGGTCACGGCCCGGCTCACCCACCTGGCGGCCGAGACCACCCCGGGGCGCGGCGGCATCGACGCCCTGCTGCGGGTGGAATCCGGGGCCGAGCGGCTCCAGCTCGGCCGCACCCTGGAGCTGACCCTCTCCCTGCCGCCGCTCGCCGACGTGGTCGCGGTGCCGCCGGCGGCCCTCTACGGGGGCAACCGCGTCTACAAGCTGGTGGATGGCCGCATGGCTGCGGTGGACGTCACCCGCCTCGGCGAGACCGCGGGAGACGACGGGCCGCCGCGCCTGCTGGTCCGGGGTGCCGGGCTGGCCGCGGGCGACCGGCTGGTGACGACCCAGCTGCCCAACGCCGCCGAAGGGCTGGCGGTGCGCCCGGCCGCCGCGGAGACGCGCTGA
- a CDS encoding sulfite exporter TauE/SafE family protein: MDAGSQIDYTLALMTGLLGSGHCVGMCGALVSAFFLKFGGSGHGPLPYLVYHAARIGVYTLVGVLAALLGAALVSTGAMGATQGVLQIVAGLAVILLGLDILGLVRLNLSFCGLSLGVARRWFMEAGRRGPVFGSLLGGVLNGFMPCTLVFAMAIKATTASDPLQGGLMLLVFGIGTLPSMLFVSVAFGRLGARVRGVLLKGAAVVVVAMGMATVYQGAKYFHIMRGLVF, from the coding sequence GTGGATGCAGGCAGCCAGATCGACTATACGCTGGCCCTGATGACGGGGTTGCTGGGCAGTGGTCACTGCGTGGGCATGTGCGGCGCCCTGGTTTCCGCCTTCTTCCTGAAGTTCGGTGGTTCAGGCCATGGGCCGCTGCCCTACCTCGTCTACCATGCCGCCCGAATCGGGGTCTACACGCTCGTCGGTGTGCTCGCGGCCCTGCTCGGCGCGGCGCTCGTCTCCACCGGCGCCATGGGGGCGACGCAGGGAGTTCTCCAGATCGTCGCCGGACTAGCGGTCATTCTCCTGGGCCTGGATATCCTGGGCCTGGTGCGGCTGAACCTCTCCTTCTGCGGGCTTTCCCTGGGGGTGGCCCGGCGCTGGTTCATGGAAGCCGGCCGGCGCGGACCGGTGTTCGGCAGTCTGCTGGGAGGGGTGCTCAACGGATTCATGCCCTGCACCCTGGTCTTTGCCATGGCCATCAAGGCCACAACCGCCAGTGATCCCCTGCAGGGCGGCCTCATGCTCCTGGTCTTCGGGATAGGGACGCTGCCGTCGATGCTCTTCGTCAGCGTTGCCTTCGGGAGACTCGGGGCCCGTGTTCGCGGTGTGCTGCTGAAGGGGGCGGCAGTGGTTGTCGTCGCGATGGGCATGGCGACCGTCTACCAGGGAGCGAAGTATTTTCACATCATGCGGGGGCTCGTCTTTTGA
- a CDS encoding ABC transporter ATP-binding protein — MIELDDVKKAFNQGRPNEFWAIRGVSLKMDANRITVLKGPSGSGKTTLLSMIGCLSRPTSGRILLRSRILSGLPERFLTEIRRKTFGFIFQQFNLVKGLTVLENVMLPAYPLGLDHRQLRETALKLLRQFNMDPKADSKVEWLSGGEAQRTAICRALINDPEILIADEPTANLDTRLSREFMVIIRDLKQQGKTVIVTSHDPVVFEYAEIDTVVEMRDGILAEA, encoded by the coding sequence ATGATTGAACTCGACGATGTGAAAAAGGCGTTCAACCAGGGTCGGCCCAACGAGTTCTGGGCCATCCGTGGCGTCAGCCTGAAGATGGATGCCAACCGCATCACCGTCCTCAAGGGACCGAGCGGGTCCGGTAAGACGACCCTGCTGTCGATGATCGGCTGCCTGTCGCGCCCCACGTCCGGCCGGATTCTGCTGCGTTCACGGATTCTCTCCGGGCTGCCGGAGCGATTCCTGACCGAAATACGCCGCAAGACCTTCGGCTTCATCTTCCAGCAGTTCAACCTGGTGAAGGGGCTGACGGTGCTGGAGAACGTGATGTTGCCGGCCTACCCCCTGGGGCTGGATCACCGGCAGCTCCGGGAGACGGCCCTGAAACTGCTCAGGCAGTTCAACATGGATCCCAAGGCCGACTCCAAGGTGGAGTGGCTGTCGGGTGGAGAGGCGCAGCGCACCGCGATCTGCCGGGCGCTCATCAACGACCCGGAGATACTCATCGCCGATGAGCCGACGGCCAACCTGGATACGCGCCTGTCGCGGGAGTTCATGGTCATCATCAGGGATCTGAAGCAACAGGGGAAAACCGTGATTGTCACCAGCCACGATCCGGTCGTGTTCGAATACGCCGAGATCGATACGGTGGTGGAGATGCGTGACGGGATTCTCGCGGAGGCGTGA
- a CDS encoding nitrogen fixation protein NifQ translates to MRDSLFSWLTAHAGADDFDSYALACVIAARCADDEGALHDQLGLDEAALQELLEAYFPAALKGWDTRICFKVHAHFQAMNPFTCRHCGMAVADGRLWRPDAEALPAEPAQKGFLADEFQDLRELLLEHRSDEGHVSFLFASILAATALRANHLWEDFGVHDRTEISQLLHRHFPSLAAKNTGNRMRWKKFFYKQLCDRAEVNLCKAPNCQVCDEYSVCFGPEDAETSAEQGVSWALQERR, encoded by the coding sequence ATGCGAGATTCGCTATTCAGCTGGCTCACAGCCCATGCCGGTGCCGATGATTTCGATTCCTATGCGCTGGCCTGCGTCATCGCCGCCCGTTGCGCGGATGATGAGGGGGCGCTCCATGATCAGCTCGGCCTCGACGAGGCTGCGCTGCAGGAACTGCTCGAAGCCTATTTCCCCGCAGCGTTGAAGGGCTGGGATACGCGGATCTGTTTCAAGGTGCATGCCCATTTCCAGGCCATGAATCCCTTCACTTGCCGTCATTGCGGCATGGCCGTCGCCGACGGCCGGCTGTGGCGGCCGGATGCGGAAGCTCTGCCGGCCGAACCTGCTCAGAAGGGGTTCCTGGCAGATGAGTTCCAGGATCTCCGGGAGCTGCTGCTGGAGCACCGCTCGGACGAGGGGCACGTGTCGTTCCTGTTTGCATCCATCCTCGCCGCTACCGCGCTGCGTGCCAATCACCTGTGGGAGGATTTCGGCGTCCATGATCGCACGGAGATCTCCCAGCTCCTGCATCGCCATTTTCCGTCGCTGGCCGCAAAGAATACCGGCAACCGCATGCGCTGGAAGAAGTTTTTCTATAAACAGCTCTGCGACCGCGCCGAGGTCAACCTCTGCAAGGCGCCCAACTGCCAGGTCTGCGACGAGTACTCGGTCTGTTTCGGCCCGGAGGATGCGGAAACGAGTGCCGAGCAGGGCGTCTCCTGGGCGCTGCAGGAGCGTCGCTGA
- a CDS encoding metal-binding protein, translating to MSKASGSCDLCGLPVEGKPFELRTPAGVLQFCCDGCRGIYRLLNDVEEIPEKPDPEADVSDTPPG from the coding sequence ATGAGCAAAGCGTCCGGAAGCTGTGACCTGTGTGGTCTTCCTGTCGAGGGCAAGCCATTTGAATTGCGCACCCCGGCGGGCGTGTTGCAGTTCTGTTGTGACGGCTGCCGGGGTATCTACCGGCTACTGAACGACGTTGAGGAGATTCCCGAGAAGCCCGATCCCGAGGCGGATGTGTCGGACACCCCGCCGGGGTAG
- a CDS encoding heavy-metal-associated domain-containing protein has translation MSIAVDNIKCGGCANSIRKKLQERYSLAEVTVDVEQGMVQVSAENDIRAELVAALREIGYPERGSVTGVDSLKAKAKSFVSCAVGRMDR, from the coding sequence ATCAGCATTGCGGTGGACAACATCAAGTGCGGCGGCTGCGCCAACAGCATCCGCAAGAAGCTGCAGGAGCGCTATTCCCTTGCAGAGGTGACGGTCGATGTCGAACAGGGAATGGTGCAGGTATCAGCCGAAAACGATATCCGGGCTGAACTGGTCGCGGCACTGCGTGAGATTGGCTACCCGGAGCGCGGCTCGGTCACCGGCGTCGATTCCCTGAAGGCGAAAGCGAAGTCTTTCGTCAGCTGCGCGGTGGGACGGATGGACCGCTGA
- a CDS encoding sulfite exporter TauE/SafE family protein: MLDVVGQPISLSLAFIAGLLGSAHCIGMCGALVSGFFMKFGGDASRGPLPYLAYHLARISIYTLVGIAAASLGMALVSTGVMGAAQGVLQIAIGLFVVLIGLDILGMAPWRISVSFLPMQYLRQAFAAATRRGPIQGAALGGVINGFMPCPLTFALAVKATAAPSPLEGGLLMLAFGAGTLPSMLFVSLAFGLLGQRMRGVLVKGAAVVVIVMGVGTVLQGATYFNIMRGLVF; encoded by the coding sequence ATGCTTGACGTGGTGGGCCAGCCAATCAGTCTGTCCCTTGCCTTCATCGCCGGGCTCCTCGGCAGCGCCCACTGCATCGGTATGTGCGGGGCGCTGGTCTCCGGCTTTTTCATGAAGTTCGGTGGCGATGCCTCCCGGGGGCCGCTTCCCTACCTGGCCTACCATCTCGCCCGCATCAGCATCTATACCCTGGTTGGCATCGCAGCGGCCAGCCTGGGCATGGCCCTGGTGTCCACCGGCGTCATGGGTGCCGCCCAGGGGGTGCTGCAGATCGCCATCGGCCTGTTCGTGGTGCTGATCGGCCTGGATATCCTGGGGATGGCACCGTGGCGCATCTCCGTCTCCTTTTTACCAATGCAATATCTACGCCAGGCATTTGCGGCCGCCACCCGCCGCGGGCCGATCCAGGGCGCGGCCCTGGGCGGCGTCATCAACGGGTTCATGCCCTGTCCGCTCACCTTTGCCCTGGCGGTGAAGGCGACAGCGGCCCCCTCGCCGCTGGAAGGGGGACTGCTGATGCTGGCATTCGGTGCGGGCACCCTGCCATCCATGCTGTTCGTGAGCCTGGCGTTCGGACTCCTTGGACAGCGCATGCGCGGTGTGCTGGTGAAGGGAGCGGCCGTGGTGGTTATTGTTATGGGCGTCGGAACGGTGCTGCAGGGGGCGACCTATTTCAACATCATGCGCGGCCTTGTTTTCTGA